From Chroogloeocystis siderophila 5.2 s.c.1, one genomic window encodes:
- a CDS encoding DUF4112 domain-containing protein, with protein MTQSVAQFANVAAHPKLTSVQRLRKFSRLLDNAIGIPGTKFRIGIDPLIGLIPGAGDIVGTALSAYIVIEAARLGIPKAVLGRMVRNIVIESVFGSIPVIGDMFDFAWKANMKNVDLLEEYLKNPQNAVNK; from the coding sequence ATGACCCAATCTGTTGCTCAGTTTGCCAATGTTGCGGCTCACCCTAAACTTACATCAGTACAACGCCTGCGTAAGTTTAGCCGTTTGCTTGATAATGCTATTGGCATTCCAGGGACAAAATTTCGTATTGGTATTGACCCTCTTATCGGCTTAATTCCTGGTGCTGGAGATATTGTTGGAACCGCCCTTTCGGCGTATATTGTCATTGAAGCAGCAAGGTTAGGGATTCCTAAAGCTGTATTAGGACGGATGGTCAGGAATATCGTAATAGAGAGTGTGTTTGGCTCAATTCCAGTCATCGGTGATATGTTCGACTTTGCATGGAAAGCTAATATGAAGAATGTCGATTTGCTAGAAGAATATCTCAAGAATCCTCAAAACGCTGTGAACAAGTAA
- a CDS encoding YihY/virulence factor BrkB family protein — protein MFKTRFVRFFRHMTWATLSATFVRVGERRLLGLSSEIAYNSMLSLFPAILAILTAISLFQESLQSTFRQLALRLSTVAPDEALSLIRDFAQEITQNQNRGLFSISFVAAIWIASGALNTIMTALDQIHQIPPQQTRPFWKAKLISIGLTIGSIILLVVASFLVFLSDLILEFFVRESGLYFLLFIWQILIWPLALGVMSATFAFIYRYGPSCWDSGTPMMPGAILAAISWAILSALFRMYVANFGNYNQAYGAVGAVIVLMLWLYMSAAVLLVGDQLNVCVGEAMRSHSKTVIEISSTTNSKINNF, from the coding sequence ATGTTTAAAACCCGCTTTGTCAGGTTTTTTCGCCACATGACTTGGGCAACATTAAGTGCAACCTTTGTACGTGTAGGTGAAAGAAGGCTGTTAGGTTTATCGTCCGAAATCGCTTATAACTCAATGTTATCGCTGTTTCCGGCAATTCTTGCTATTCTAACAGCAATTAGCTTATTTCAAGAGTCACTACAATCGACGTTTAGGCAACTAGCACTACGACTCAGTACAGTTGCACCGGATGAAGCCCTCTCTTTGATTCGGGATTTTGCTCAAGAAATTACTCAGAACCAAAATCGCGGGTTATTCTCAATTAGCTTTGTTGCAGCAATTTGGATTGCATCTGGCGCATTAAATACGATAATGACAGCCCTCGACCAAATTCATCAAATTCCACCACAACAAACGCGTCCTTTTTGGAAAGCAAAGTTGATTTCAATTGGTCTGACTATAGGGTCAATTATACTATTAGTTGTCGCCTCTTTTCTAGTATTTCTTAGCGATCTCATTTTAGAATTTTTTGTTCGCGAAAGTGGTTTATATTTTTTATTGTTCATCTGGCAAATCCTAATTTGGCCTTTAGCTTTAGGCGTTATGTCTGCGACTTTTGCTTTTATTTACCGCTATGGACCAAGCTGCTGGGATTCTGGTACGCCAATGATGCCTGGAGCCATTTTAGCGGCGATTTCTTGGGCAATCTTATCGGCTTTGTTTCGGATGTATGTAGCAAATTTTGGTAACTACAATCAAGCTTATGGTGCAGTTGGCGCAGTCATTGTTTTGATGTTGTGGCTGTATATGAGTGCCGCAGTGCTTTTAGTCGGCGATCAGCTTAATGTTTGTGTAGGCGAAGCGATGCGATCGCACTCCAAAACTGTCATAGAAATTAGTAGTACGACAAACTCCAAGATAAATAACTTCTAA
- the thrC gene encoding threonine synthase: MTLIANKSTNREVWSGLIKTYQPYLPVTENTPIVTLLEGNTPLIPIPSIAQIIGRQVQVFAKYDGLNPTGSFKDRGMTMAISKAKEAGARAVICASTGNTSAAAAAYAKRAGMKAFVLIPDGYVALGKLAQALLYGAEVLSIKGNFDQALKIVREMANSYPITLVNSVNPYRLEGQKTAAFEVVDALGEAPDWLCIPVGNAGNITAYWMGFCQYHQSGKCDRLPRMMGFQAAGAAPLITGKAVTHPDTVATAIRIGNPANWEKAIAVQSASNGEFHAVTDEEILAAYRLLASSEGIFCEPASAASVAGTLKVKDQIPTGATVVCVLTGNGLKDPNTAIDNNQNAFKPGIEPTLEAVAQAMGVI; this comes from the coding sequence GTGACTCTGATTGCTAACAAATCTACTAACCGCGAAGTTTGGTCTGGACTAATCAAAACGTACCAGCCATACTTACCTGTCACTGAAAATACACCGATAGTCACTCTATTAGAGGGTAATACGCCGTTGATTCCAATTCCCTCAATTGCTCAAATCATCGGTAGACAAGTACAGGTATTCGCCAAGTACGACGGGCTAAACCCTACAGGTAGCTTCAAAGATCGAGGAATGACGATGGCGATTTCCAAGGCGAAAGAAGCAGGAGCGCGAGCAGTAATTTGTGCAAGTACGGGTAATACTTCCGCCGCCGCCGCCGCCTATGCAAAACGTGCGGGAATGAAAGCTTTTGTGCTGATTCCCGATGGATATGTTGCTTTAGGTAAATTGGCACAAGCACTGCTTTATGGTGCTGAAGTGTTGTCAATTAAGGGAAACTTTGACCAAGCATTGAAAATCGTCCGCGAGATGGCAAATAGCTATCCGATTACTTTAGTAAACTCAGTCAATCCTTACCGCTTGGAAGGACAAAAAACGGCAGCATTTGAAGTTGTTGATGCTTTAGGTGAAGCTCCAGATTGGTTATGCATCCCCGTAGGCAATGCCGGAAATATCACAGCATACTGGATGGGATTTTGTCAATATCATCAATCCGGTAAATGCGATCGCTTACCGCGAATGATGGGCTTTCAAGCTGCGGGTGCTGCACCGTTAATTACCGGAAAAGCTGTAACGCACCCTGATACTGTCGCGACCGCAATTCGCATCGGTAATCCAGCAAACTGGGAAAAAGCGATCGCTGTACAATCTGCAAGCAATGGAGAATTTCACGCGGTTACTGATGAAGAAATTCTTGCAGCCTACCGTTTATTAGCATCCTCAGAAGGGATCTTCTGCGAACCTGCAAGCGCCGCTTCGGTTGCGGGTACGTTAAAAGTCAAAGATCAAATTCCCACAGGTGCAACAGTCGTGTGTGTTCTCACCGGAAATGGGCTTAAAGATCCCAACACAGCAATTGACAACAACCAAAATGCGTTCAAACCAGGAATAGAGCCGACACTCGAAGCTGTAGCGCAGGCGATGGGAGTTATTTAG